In a single window of the Melioribacteraceae bacterium genome:
- a CDS encoding thioredoxin family protein codes for MLSNPSLEKYSEIIAQNDACAFYFSTPDCNVCKVLKPKLFSFVEQTFPKIKLHYINLEENRELGAGLNIFTVPTVLFYFEGKEFLRKSRFVNFDELAGEIGRVYNLMFE; via the coding sequence ATGCTATCTAACCCATCACTTGAAAAGTATAGCGAAATTATTGCTCAAAATGATGCATGCGCGTTTTATTTTTCCACTCCCGATTGTAATGTATGTAAAGTATTAAAGCCAAAACTTTTCTCCTTTGTTGAGCAAACTTTTCCAAAAATAAAATTGCATTATATCAATCTGGAAGAAAATAGAGAACTGGGTGCTGGGTTAAATATTTTTACTGTTCCTACTGTACTGTTTTATTTTGAGGGAAAAGAGTTTTTACGAAAATCCAGATTTGTAAATTTCGATGAGCTCGCCGGAGAGATTGGAAGAGTATATAATCTGATGTTTGAATAA
- a CDS encoding HAD family acid phosphatase yields MIKTVKVALLIIFLAGCSASSEFKLVNLSETKSLVQNYYESGNFEKETEEIFASALKDIERLSPVVNPAVVFDIDETALSNYEHTKEIGFGYVPSLWHEWITQGDAKAIPQSLKFYNYLISKNVAIIFITGRYEEAREATYNNLINEGYTVFDTLIVRHKSEMKIPAAEFKALKRKELTEKGYNIIACVGDQWSDMVGGYAGIKIKLPNYLYTID; encoded by the coding sequence ATGATAAAAACCGTTAAAGTAGCGCTTTTAATAATTTTTCTGGCAGGATGTTCTGCAAGTTCTGAATTCAAACTCGTAAACTTAAGCGAAACTAAATCACTTGTTCAAAACTATTATGAATCGGGTAACTTTGAGAAAGAAACCGAAGAAATATTTGCCTCCGCCTTAAAAGATATTGAAAGGCTTAGTCCAGTTGTAAATCCTGCGGTTGTTTTTGACATTGATGAAACCGCTCTTTCAAATTACGAACACACCAAGGAAATTGGTTTTGGTTATGTACCCAGCTTGTGGCATGAATGGATAACCCAGGGAGATGCCAAGGCAATTCCTCAATCACTGAAGTTTTATAATTATTTAATAAGTAAAAATGTTGCAATTATTTTTATAACAGGCAGATATGAGGAGGCAAGAGAGGCGACTTATAATAATTTAATTAATGAAGGATATACAGTTTTTGATACGTTAATTGTTCGGCACAAAAGTGAGATGAAAATTCCTGCAGCTGAATTCAAGGCTTTAAAGAGAAAAGAATTAACTGAAAAGGGTTATAATATTATTGCCTGCGTCGGAGATCAGTGGAGCGATATGGTAGGAGGTTATGCGGGCATAAAGATTAAACTTCCAAACTATTTATATACCATTGACTAA
- a CDS encoding DUF5362 domain-containing protein — protein sequence MENFDEYGINSSPEQNYRPTSNFGFIFEKLTKDMHFVGLFTIIYGVLSCLTIIGAVFGIPIIIAGLRIREAADQFSIYRMSNNNQALKAGFELQNKYFKIFKILIIVGIVLTVFYILLIILFFFYGFSSLMNFNSFPQS from the coding sequence ATGGAAAACTTTGATGAGTATGGGATTAATTCATCCCCCGAACAAAATTACCGTCCAACGTCAAATTTTGGTTTCATTTTTGAAAAGCTTACAAAGGATATGCATTTTGTCGGCTTATTTACAATTATCTACGGAGTATTAAGCTGCTTAACAATTATTGGAGCTGTGTTCGGAATTCCAATAATTATTGCGGGTTTAAGAATTCGGGAAGCGGCAGATCAATTTTCCATATATAGAATGTCGAATAACAATCAAGCATTAAAAGCTGGGTTTGAACTACAAAACAAATACTTCAAAATATTTAAGATATTGATCATTGTTGGAATAGTTTTAACGGTGTTTTATATTCTACTTATTATTTTATTCTTTTTTTATGGTTTTAGTTCATTGATGAATTTTAATTCATTTCCTCAATCATAA
- a CDS encoding class I SAM-dependent methyltransferase, giving the protein MQWYEELFKNYANKYESEDFTTGTIGEVDFIEEEIQFNKSLKILDIGCGTGRHSIELAKRGYDLTGIDLSEQMLAKARLNAAAQNVEIKFMQADARNLPFENNFDLAIMICEGGFPLMETDELNFMILQSARKVLKEGGKLIFTTLNGLFPLFNSIQEFINKNSTGGINRANSFDLMTFRDYNEYEIVNDSGETQLLKCNERYYVPSEITWLLKSVGFKNIEILGCDIGKWLPKRELTTSDYEMLVISSL; this is encoded by the coding sequence ATGCAGTGGTACGAAGAATTATTTAAAAACTATGCTAACAAATATGAAAGTGAAGACTTTACAACCGGAACAATTGGTGAGGTTGATTTTATTGAGGAAGAGATTCAATTCAACAAATCATTAAAAATACTAGACATAGGATGCGGCACAGGCAGGCATTCTATTGAATTGGCAAAAAGAGGTTATGATTTAACCGGAATAGATCTCTCTGAACAAATGCTTGCAAAGGCTAGATTAAACGCGGCGGCTCAAAATGTTGAGATAAAATTTATGCAGGCCGATGCTAGAAATCTTCCTTTTGAAAATAATTTTGATTTAGCAATAATGATTTGCGAGGGAGGATTCCCCTTAATGGAAACTGACGAATTGAATTTCATGATTTTGCAGTCCGCAAGAAAAGTACTCAAAGAGGGAGGGAAATTAATCTTTACTACTTTAAATGGGTTATTTCCACTTTTTAATTCCATTCAGGAATTTATTAATAAAAATAGTACCGGTGGAATAAACAGAGCCAACTCATTTGATTTAATGACTTTTCGTGATTATAATGAATATGAAATTGTAAATGACTCTGGGGAAACTCAACTTTTAAAATGTAATGAAAGGTACTACGTCCCCTCTGAAATTACCTGGTTATTGAAGTCGGTTGGATTTAAGAATATCGAAATTCTGGGTTGTGATATAGGAAAATGGCTTCCCAAAAGAGAGCTTACAACTTCCGATTATGAAATGCTGGTTATTTCTTCACTATGA
- a CDS encoding NAD-dependent epimerase/dehydratase family protein, whose translation MKTAIVIGSTGLVGKELVKLLLEDKEYSKVKTFSRRSLNIKVDKLEEFLISFDELEKYNELITGDELFSCLGTTIKKAGTKKEQYKIDFEYQLNFAKIASENSVKNYFLVSSTGANPKSKNFYLRIKGELEDSVKLLPFEKTVIFQPSILVGKRDESRILEKVGIFIMNFLTLMIPAIKKYKPIPARTVAIGMLNSAKDIKLGKHTTYSLDQIFSRA comes from the coding sequence ATGAAAACAGCTATTGTTATTGGTTCAACGGGACTTGTGGGCAAAGAATTGGTAAAACTTCTTCTCGAAGATAAAGAGTACTCAAAAGTAAAAACTTTTTCCCGTCGGTCACTAAATATAAAAGTTGATAAATTAGAAGAATTTCTAATTTCATTTGATGAGTTAGAAAAATATAATGAGTTAATTACCGGGGATGAGCTTTTTAGCTGTTTGGGTACGACAATAAAAAAGGCGGGCACAAAAAAGGAGCAGTACAAAATTGATTTTGAGTATCAGTTAAACTTTGCAAAGATTGCCTCTGAAAACTCAGTTAAAAATTATTTTCTTGTTTCATCAACAGGAGCAAATCCAAAGTCAAAAAATTTTTATCTTAGAATAAAAGGGGAGCTGGAGGATTCTGTGAAACTGCTTCCATTTGAAAAAACTGTAATTTTTCAGCCGTCTATATTGGTGGGGAAAAGAGATGAGAGTAGAATTTTAGAAAAAGTTGGAATTTTTATAATGAATTTCCTCACTTTAATGATTCCAGCTATTAAAAAGTATAAGCCGATCCCAGCGAGAACAGTCGCTATTGGAATGTTAAATTCCGCTAAAGATATAAAATTGGGAAAACATACTACCTATTCATTAGATCAGATTTTTAGCAGAGCTTAG
- the aat gene encoding leucyl/phenylalanyl-tRNA--protein transferase: MNDFEKSERKKLLEPEKMLFLYSRGAFPMANDSGEIEWYMPDIRTIIPLKNFNFPRSLKKFMSYSNFQFKYDYDPLTIIRNCASREETWISEELIEAYKGLIERENLHSVEVYWQNELVGGLYGISNKGAFFGESMFSKVSQASKCALVKLIERLNERGYVLLDVQFQTEHLKMFGSKEIPFEEFIDLLRIAEEADVTFT; the protein is encoded by the coding sequence ATGAATGATTTCGAAAAAAGTGAGAGGAAAAAATTATTAGAACCGGAGAAAATGCTCTTCTTGTATTCACGAGGAGCATTCCCGATGGCTAATGATTCAGGTGAAATAGAATGGTACATGCCCGATATTAGAACTATCATTCCTCTAAAAAACTTTAACTTCCCCCGTTCATTAAAAAAATTTATGAGCTATTCCAATTTCCAATTTAAGTATGATTATGATCCACTGACAATTATTAGAAATTGCGCATCACGAGAAGAGACTTGGATTTCGGAAGAATTAATTGAAGCATACAAAGGGTTAATAGAACGAGAAAACCTCCATTCGGTAGAAGTATATTGGCAAAATGAGCTGGTGGGTGGTCTTTATGGAATTTCGAACAAAGGGGCTTTTTTTGGTGAGTCGATGTTCTCGAAAGTTTCGCAAGCTTCAAAGTGCGCGCTTGTTAAGTTGATTGAACGATTGAATGAACGAGGATATGTTTTGCTCGATGTTCAGTTTCAAACCGAGCATTTAAAGATGTTCGGCTCAAAAGAAATTCCATTCGAGGAGTTTATTGATTTACTTCGAATTGCTGAAGAAGCAGATGTAACATTCACATAG
- a CDS encoding class II fructose-1,6-bisphosphate aldolase has product MLSYKELGLVNSKELFAKAVKGGYAIPAFNFNNLEQLQAIIGACVETKSPVILQVSSGARKYANQTLLKHLAKGAVDYAEELGYKIPIVLHLDHGDTFDLCKNCIESGFSSVMIDGSHHPYEKNVELTAQVVEYAHKYDVSVEGELGVLAGIEDEVSSEVTHYTKPEEVEDFVKKTGVDSLAISIGTSHGANKFTPDQCTRNADGILVPPPLRFDILEEIEKRIPGFPIVLHGASSVPAELVKIINSNGGKLKDAVGIPEDQLRRAAASAVCKVNIDSDGRLAMTAAVRKVFMDKPEEFDPRKFLGPARDSLKELYKHKIVNVLGSVNKA; this is encoded by the coding sequence ATGCTAAGCTACAAAGAACTTGGGTTAGTAAACTCAAAAGAACTTTTCGCAAAAGCTGTTAAAGGCGGATATGCCATTCCCGCGTTTAATTTTAACAATCTCGAACAATTGCAGGCAATAATTGGAGCTTGCGTTGAAACAAAATCTCCTGTTATTCTTCAAGTTTCGAGCGGTGCCCGTAAATACGCAAATCAAACATTGCTAAAGCATTTAGCAAAAGGCGCTGTAGATTATGCTGAAGAATTGGGATATAAAATTCCGATAGTTCTTCATCTTGATCATGGTGATACTTTTGATTTATGTAAGAACTGTATTGAATCCGGTTTCTCATCTGTAATGATTGATGGATCGCATCATCCATACGAAAAAAATGTTGAGTTAACAGCACAGGTTGTGGAATATGCTCACAAATATGATGTATCGGTGGAAGGCGAACTTGGTGTTTTAGCGGGTATCGAAGATGAAGTTTCGAGTGAAGTTACACATTATACTAAACCGGAAGAAGTTGAAGATTTTGTTAAAAAGACCGGCGTTGATTCACTGGCTATTTCAATTGGTACTTCTCATGGCGCAAATAAATTTACTCCGGATCAATGCACCAGAAACGCAGATGGAATTTTAGTTCCTCCTCCATTACGTTTTGATATACTTGAAGAAATCGAAAAAAGAATTCCCGGCTTCCCAATTGTTCTGCATGGCGCATCTTCAGTTCCGGCTGAATTAGTAAAAATTATTAATAGCAATGGTGGAAAATTAAAAGACGCCGTAGGTATTCCGGAAGATCAATTAAGAAGAGCCGCTGCTTCCGCGGTATGTAAAGTAAATATTGATTCTGACGGTCGTTTAGCAATGACAGCCGCTGTTAGAAAAGTATTTATGGACAAACCGGAAGAATTTGATCCACGCAAATTCTTGGGACCAGCAAGAGATTCATTAAAGGAATTATACAAACATAAAATTGTAAATGTACTCGGAAGTGTTAATAAAGCTTAA
- a CDS encoding rubrerythrin family protein yields MASTHDNLKEAFAGESQANQKYKAFAKKAEKDGFPNIAKLFATAAEAERIHAEGHLAALEAVGSTIDNLRSAIAGETYEFSEMYPPMHELAVNENHKAKRMFNYALDAEKVHAELYNLALQAALEGKDLDTSEIYLCPICGHIEIGKPENNCPICGTLASKYVQV; encoded by the coding sequence ATGGCGTCAACTCATGATAATCTGAAAGAAGCCTTTGCGGGAGAGAGTCAGGCTAATCAAAAATATAAAGCCTTTGCAAAAAAGGCTGAAAAAGATGGATTTCCGAATATTGCTAAACTATTTGCAACAGCAGCAGAGGCGGAAAGAATTCATGCAGAGGGACATCTAGCTGCACTCGAGGCTGTGGGATCAACTATCGATAACCTCCGCTCGGCGATAGCTGGAGAGACTTATGAATTTTCTGAAATGTACCCGCCAATGCATGAATTAGCAGTCAATGAAAATCATAAAGCCAAAAGAATGTTTAATTACGCGCTTGATGCAGAAAAAGTACATGCTGAATTATATAATTTAGCTCTCCAGGCTGCACTTGAAGGAAAAGATCTCGATACAAGTGAAATATATTTATGTCCAATTTGTGGTCATATCGAAATTGGCAAACCCGAAAATAATTGCCCAATTTGCGGTACTCTAGCTTCAAAATATGTTCAAGTTTAA
- a CDS encoding DUF2721 domain-containing protein — translation MVAPAVMISACGLILLSMNNRYSLVVNRIRLLNEEKRRILLRIGEKPATTDDNLRLESAAKQIQFLTFRVKLVRNAVLCNVTAIGLFVATSLLIGTSSITQIFLFNYFIISAFLLGMVFVFGSVVYAGFETIKGYEIIRFEVKVHE, via the coding sequence ATGGTTGCGCCCGCAGTAATGATTAGCGCTTGCGGATTAATTTTACTTAGCATGAATAACCGCTACTCGTTAGTAGTTAACCGAATACGGCTTCTTAATGAAGAAAAGAGAAGAATACTTTTAAGGATTGGAGAAAAACCGGCTACAACAGATGACAACTTGCGACTTGAGAGTGCGGCAAAGCAAATTCAGTTTTTAACATTTCGGGTTAAACTCGTCCGAAACGCGGTATTATGTAATGTAACAGCAATAGGGTTATTCGTAGCGACTTCACTATTAATCGGCACTTCATCAATAACACAAATTTTTTTATTTAACTATTTTATTATTTCCGCCTTCTTATTGGGGATGGTTTTCGTATTTGGGTCTGTTGTTTATGCAGGATTCGAAACAATAAAGGGATATGAGATCATCCGCTTCGAAGTAAAAGTGCATGAATGA
- a CDS encoding aldo/keto reductase, whose amino-acid sequence MEYTRLGRTGLKVSRLCLGTMNFGVYTNEADSFIMMNRALEMGINFFDTANVYGGIEDRSKVGTTEIIIGNWLAENKGSRDKIVLATKVYGNMGSLPNESKLSAYHIRKACEDSLKRMRTDHIDLYQMHHVDRDTPWEEIYQAMEQLVREGKILYVGSSNFAAWNIAEAQMIAKERNFLGLVSEQSIYSLRNRHIELEVIPACEHFGLGLIPWSPLGGGILCGVLDKNETGSRRNREPLQKSVEKLRPQIEAYEKLCKEINQKPADVALAWLLNNPLVTSPIIGPRTLQQMDENIATLNLRLDKDTLSKLDKIWPGPGNQAPEAYAW is encoded by the coding sequence ATGGAATATACAAGATTAGGTAGAACGGGATTAAAAGTCAGTCGGCTATGCCTGGGCACAATGAATTTTGGAGTTTACACAAATGAAGCGGATAGCTTTATTATGATGAACCGCGCTCTCGAAATGGGGATTAATTTTTTTGATACAGCAAATGTTTACGGTGGAATAGAGGATAGAAGTAAAGTTGGAACTACAGAAATAATAATTGGTAATTGGCTCGCGGAAAATAAAGGTAGCAGAGACAAAATTGTACTTGCTACAAAAGTTTATGGAAATATGGGTAGTCTGCCCAATGAATCAAAACTATCCGCTTATCATATTAGGAAAGCTTGTGAAGATAGCTTAAAGAGAATGAGAACCGATCATATTGATTTGTATCAGATGCATCATGTTGACCGGGATACTCCATGGGAAGAAATATATCAGGCAATGGAACAATTAGTTAGGGAAGGAAAAATTTTATATGTAGGCAGTTCCAACTTTGCCGCATGGAATATTGCAGAAGCCCAAATGATTGCTAAAGAGAGAAATTTTTTAGGTTTAGTTTCAGAACAAAGCATTTATAGTTTGAGAAATAGACATATAGAATTAGAAGTAATTCCGGCGTGCGAACATTTCGGATTGGGTTTAATTCCTTGGTCACCATTGGGTGGCGGAATACTTTGCGGGGTTCTCGATAAAAATGAAACCGGAAGCAGAAGAAACCGTGAGCCGCTACAAAAATCGGTTGAAAAATTGCGTCCACAAATTGAAGCTTATGAAAAGTTGTGCAAAGAAATAAATCAAAAGCCGGCAGATGTTGCTCTTGCCTGGTTATTAAATAATCCGTTAGTTACTTCTCCAATAATTGGTCCTCGCACACTTCAACAAATGGACGAAAACATAGCGACTCTGAATTTAAGACTTGATAAAGACACACTATCAAAATTGGATAAAATTTGGCCCGGTCCCGGTAACCAAGCACCGGAAGCATACGCTTGGTAG
- a CDS encoding CBS domain-containing protein, which yields MKSIKDILAQRSGVYTVKSGTTIKASVDYMASQNIGIVPVLSEDGKLLGVFSERDLVKRVIAKNLSLESTLVEDVMTKDLILADIGESTQECLAKMKNRNTRHIIVIEGEKLAGILSMRDLLQIDLQIHEETIEILHNYIYAK from the coding sequence GTGAAATCAATAAAAGATATACTTGCTCAACGATCCGGCGTTTATACCGTTAAATCCGGAACCACAATTAAAGCTTCTGTAGATTATATGGCTTCACAAAATATTGGCATTGTTCCGGTTTTATCCGAGGATGGAAAACTTTTGGGTGTGTTTTCTGAAAGAGATTTGGTAAAACGGGTAATCGCGAAAAATCTATCTTTAGAATCTACTCTCGTTGAAGATGTAATGACCAAAGATCTAATCCTCGCTGATATTGGAGAATCAACACAAGAGTGTTTGGCGAAAATGAAAAACAGAAACACGCGACACATAATAGTTATTGAAGGTGAGAAGCTTGCTGGAATTTTATCGATGAGGGACTTACTTCAAATTGATTTACAAATACATGAAGAAACAATTGAAATTCTTCACAATTACATTTATGCGAAATAG
- a CDS encoding ACT domain-containing protein, whose product MKITVLNANYTIHKLDPADKVPPELFKSEFYWIGKSDDELSIVCASEIEISTKDSNKDWVCLKADDVLDLSVVGVLARLTKILAEAFISIFAVSTYNTDYIFVKKNKLQTAITALQKAGFIVTNNYKIE is encoded by the coding sequence ATGAAGATAACTGTATTAAACGCTAATTACACTATTCACAAACTCGACCCGGCTGATAAAGTTCCGCCGGAATTATTTAAAAGTGAATTTTACTGGATTGGAAAATCAGACGATGAACTTTCGATTGTGTGCGCTTCAGAAATTGAAATTAGTACAAAGGATTCAAATAAAGATTGGGTTTGTTTAAAAGCAGATGATGTGTTGGATCTTTCTGTTGTTGGTGTACTCGCGAGATTAACTAAAATTCTTGCCGAAGCATTTATCAGCATTTTTGCCGTTTCTACTTATAATACCGATTATATTTTTGTTAAAAAAAATAAACTGCAAACTGCTATTACAGCTTTGCAAAAAGCCGGATTTATTGTAACAAATAATTATAAGATCGAGTAG
- a CDS encoding S9 family peptidase → MKMVVRYFLFVTFSFLFVNNVAQTKKLTYKQTYQFSEPRLTKSIPRSINWFDETSYLETKTDPAKPNSRAKLVKINAVTGSDEVIIDYSQVELPEGFALDRPTLFTKDYESFLFTQKNDFYLFIRSLNEFKRITFDGIEKKNPKFSPDGKKVAYTKNHDLYFADFETEKETRLTFDGSELIYNGWASWVYMEEILGRATNYAAFWWSPNSDKIAFLRFDDSPVPEFFLTKADGQHGVLEKQRYPKAGDPNPYVKLGIADLKSEKVIWADFEEKADQYIAWPFWTPENKLTVQWMNRSQNNIIIYSIDETTGSKKEIYNEKQNEWVEWFEDLTFLQNENNFIIRSTIDGFAHLYLYDINGKLKNRITSGEWEVKDIHLVDEKNKRVFFHAWKENSTERHLFVVDFSGKNLKQLTKEPGTHASAVSPGGKYFIDRFSSINSPAKINLYNAEGKLIRNLYDSKNPAIDEYALAKAELFTIPTKDGFNLPASWYLPADFDPTKKYPVIISVYGGPDAPSVRNSFPFWLEGYFLAQNGIIYMSVDHRGTGHFGKKGVALMHRKLGEWEINDYIETVNWLKGKNFVDTTKIAINGGSYGGYVTALALTKGADYFTHGIAEFGVMDWHLYDNVYTERYMDTPKENPEGYKSGSVLTYANKYKGKMLITHGTMDDNVHMQNSIQLIYELQKQNKDFEVMFYPNSRHGIGFPLAAHYSKLKTQFWFKNLLNRELDVEKD, encoded by the coding sequence ATGAAAATGGTTGTCAGATATTTTCTGTTTGTAACATTTAGCTTTTTATTTGTTAATAACGTTGCTCAGACAAAAAAACTCACATATAAACAAACATATCAATTTTCGGAACCGAGATTAACAAAGTCGATTCCACGATCAATTAATTGGTTTGATGAAACAAGTTATCTTGAAACAAAGACTGATCCTGCCAAGCCAAATTCACGAGCAAAATTGGTAAAAATTAATGCGGTGACAGGTAGTGATGAAGTCATAATTGATTATTCGCAGGTAGAATTACCTGAAGGTTTTGCGCTCGATAGACCCACATTATTTACTAAAGATTATGAGTCCTTCCTGTTCACTCAAAAAAATGATTTTTATTTGTTTATAAGATCACTCAATGAATTCAAACGTATAACGTTTGATGGAATAGAAAAGAAAAATCCTAAATTCTCCCCCGACGGCAAGAAGGTAGCATACACAAAAAATCATGATCTCTATTTTGCAGATTTTGAAACAGAGAAAGAAACAAGATTAACATTTGATGGATCAGAGTTAATTTATAATGGCTGGGCTTCCTGGGTTTATATGGAAGAAATTTTAGGAAGAGCTACAAATTATGCCGCATTTTGGTGGTCACCTAATAGCGATAAAATAGCATTTCTCCGATTTGATGACTCTCCGGTTCCGGAATTCTTTCTTACAAAAGCTGATGGTCAGCATGGAGTTCTTGAAAAACAGAGATATCCAAAAGCCGGGGATCCCAATCCTTATGTAAAACTTGGCATCGCTGATTTAAAAAGTGAAAAAGTAATTTGGGCCGATTTTGAGGAAAAAGCAGATCAATATATTGCCTGGCCATTTTGGACTCCCGAAAACAAGTTAACAGTGCAGTGGATGAACCGCTCGCAAAATAATATTATAATTTATTCTATTGATGAAACGACTGGCAGTAAAAAGGAAATCTATAATGAAAAACAAAACGAATGGGTTGAATGGTTTGAGGATTTAACTTTTCTACAGAATGAAAATAATTTTATTATCAGAAGTACGATTGATGGATTTGCGCATTTATATTTATATGATATAAACGGCAAGCTAAAAAATAGGATTACCTCTGGCGAGTGGGAAGTTAAGGATATTCATTTAGTTGATGAGAAAAATAAGAGAGTCTTTTTTCACGCGTGGAAAGAAAATAGTACAGAAAGACATCTTTTTGTTGTTGATTTCAGCGGCAAAAACCTAAAACAGCTAACAAAAGAACCGGGTACTCATGCATCTGCGGTTTCTCCTGGCGGAAAATATTTTATTGATAGATTCAGCAGTATTAATTCCCCCGCAAAAATTAATTTATATAATGCAGAAGGTAAGTTAATTAGAAATTTATATGATTCTAAGAATCCCGCAATTGATGAGTATGCATTAGCCAAAGCAGAACTGTTCACAATTCCAACTAAAGATGGATTTAATTTACCCGCCTCATGGTATCTGCCGGCAGATTTTGACCCCACCAAAAAATATCCTGTTATTATTTCGGTTTATGGTGGACCCGATGCTCCATCGGTACGAAACTCATTTCCCTTCTGGCTTGAAGGTTATTTTTTAGCTCAAAATGGAATTATTTATATGTCGGTAGATCACCGCGGCACAGGGCATTTTGGAAAGAAGGGCGTTGCGTTAATGCACCGAAAATTAGGCGAATGGGAGATTAATGATTACATCGAGACTGTGAATTGGTTAAAAGGGAAGAACTTTGTTGATACAACTAAAATTGCTATTAATGGTGGAAGTTATGGCGGCTATGTTACTGCGCTAGCGCTAACAAAGGGAGCCGATTACTTTACTCACGGAATCGCTGAGTTCGGAGTTATGGATTGGCATTTATACGATAATGTTTATACCGAGAGATATATGGATACTCCTAAAGAAAACCCTGAAGGGTACAAGTCGGGTTCTGTTCTAACTTACGCAAATAAGTATAAAGGTAAGATGTTAATTACTCATGGAACAATGGATGATAATGTTCACATGCAAAATTCAATACAATTAATATATGAACTGCAAAAGCAGAATAAGGATTTTGAAGTAATGTTTTATCCTAACTCAAGACATGGTATTGGATTTCCATTAGCCGCTCATTACAGCAAACTTAAAACTCAGTTTTGGTTCAAGAATTTATTGAATAGAGAATTAGATGTTGAGAAAGATTGA